A genomic segment from Nicotiana tabacum cultivar K326 chromosome 9, ASM71507v2, whole genome shotgun sequence encodes:
- the LOC107791160 gene encoding uncharacterized protein LOC107791160, whose product MDGPWAVMGDFNCVLNKEERIGSKVIMAETREFRQCIEVCGLKEFRSSGAFFTWNNKQGGDSRVYSKIDRVLVNTEWMTDLHVSEVHFMSEGIYDHCPAIINWEGGSTGHKRQFRYFNMWSLIPEFKPRVQEVWKKELKATKMYKLVGKLNRTKSVLQRLNKERFSDVEGKAETAMASLIECQEKIQKDPRNAELIIEEIKLMQESIKWKAAKEQFLRQKCKIQWLRQGDQNKNTFIM is encoded by the coding sequence ATGGATGGCCCTTGGGCTGTGATGGGCGACTTCAATTGTGTCCTTAACAAGGAGGAAAGAATAGGAAGTAAAGTAATAATGGCTGAAACAAGAGAATTTAGACAGTGTATTGAAGTGTGTGGTTTGAAGGAGTTTAGATCTTCAGGAGCTTTCTTCACATGGAATAACAAGCAAGGGGGAGATAGTAGAGTTTATAGTAAAATAGACCGTGTACTGGTAAATACTGAATGGATGACAGACTTGCATGTATCAGAAGTACACTTCATGAGTGAAGGCATATATGATCATTGTCCAGCAATAATAAATTGGGAAGGGGGGAGTACAGGGCATAAAAGGCAGTTTAGATATTTTAATATGTGGAGCCTAATACCAGAATTTAAACCAAGAGTACAAGAAGTGTGGAAGAAGGAGCTGAAAGCCACAAAGATGTATAAACTGGTGGGGAAGCTGAATAGAACAAAGAGTGTACTGCAAAGACTAAACAAGGAAAGATTTTCAGATGTTGAAGGGAAGGCAGAAACAGCAATGGCAAGCTTGATAGAGTGTCAAGAAAAGATCCAAAAAGATCCTAGGAATGCTGAACTAATTATAGAGGAAATCAAATTGATGCAAGAAAGCATTAAATGGAAGGCAGCTAAGGAACAATTCTTGAGACAAAAGTGCAAGATACAGTGGCTGAGACAGGGTGatcaaaataaaaatactttCATAATGTGA